From the genome of bacterium:
TTGTAGGTATCGTTCATCAACGCTTCGACCGCCACTTCATCAATCGCGTAAGTTCCGTCGATGTGGGTGCGATAAACGTAACCCATCGCTACCATTCGTTCGAGCTGCTTAACCACTTGCGATAAAGGGGTATTGATCTCATCTGCCAACTCCTCGGCAGTTTTTGGCAAATCGATAATGGCTGCTCCGATTTTCATTCGAATAGGAGAGCCGAATGCTCCGAGGAAGGCTATTAAGTTCGAGATCACTTGTTCGTCCATCAGAACTTCTTGGCCTGTCGGTTCAGGCATTCCCTAACGCCCGCGAATACTGGCGTGTTGACTTCTGCGTTACATTTTATTTGATATATTTATCTATTTCCTCACGTAAATCCGAAACAGAAACCG
Proteins encoded in this window:
- a CDS encoding DUF2087 domain-containing protein encodes the protein MPEPTGQEVLMDEQVISNLIAFLGAFGSPIRMKIGAAIIDLPKTAEELADEINTPLSQVVKQLERMVAMGYVYRTHIDGTYAIDEVAVEALMNDTYKMPLPAHPNDNREKVIRSFVKEGRLVSIPVQRAKRIVVLETIVDRFELDRDYQEKEVNAILTDFFEDYCALRRALVDHQFLTRSQGIYRRVR